One genomic segment of Paenibacillus xylanexedens includes these proteins:
- a CDS encoding 5'-nucleotidase C-terminal domain-containing protein: MKIWKNYVSLLLTVCLLFGSVGIAAAATDTTPGTGKHITILHTNDTHARAVESSPAMGFAKVAGIADKYRSENPNTLLLDAGDAVHGTTFATLVNGESIVKVMNEMGYQAIVPGNHEFNYGSDRLIELADMMNFPMLSANVKKKDGTRLFDPYLIKEVDGVKIGIIALTTPETLYKTNPKNVEGLDITDPSAEAKVLVNEIRSKVDVVVVLGHLGQDASSTDTSFKVVKEVPGIDVFIDGHSHTVLQDGLVSDNGTLIASAGEYTNYVGVIDLWVDGGKVTKKQATLIDETEAKDIKPNEKVATLVNSIQKEQEPILKEEVANTAILLDGKREQVRAGETNLGDLLADAIRDVSKADIALTNGGGIRASIEKGIVTKGDIITVLPFGNQVVTLEVKGSDILAALEVGVASYPEPSGGFPQVSGIKFKIDTSAAEGSRVHSVTVGDKTLDPEATYTLATNDFTAVGGDEYTMFAKYATTGMYGALDEALINYMQKLGAVDIKTDGRISEAIKPAVEPETPATETPAPTKPKPETPKPEKPSKPTPSKPAPAKLHVVKSGDSLYSISKQYGTTWQALQKLNNIKNPHWIYPGQQLKLPAAS, from the coding sequence ATGAAAATCTGGAAGAATTACGTTTCACTTCTGCTAACGGTCTGTTTGCTGTTTGGAAGTGTAGGTATTGCCGCAGCTGCAACGGATACCACTCCGGGCACAGGTAAACACATTACCATTCTACATACGAATGATACGCATGCCCGTGCAGTTGAATCTTCACCTGCTATGGGTTTTGCCAAAGTAGCTGGAATCGCTGACAAATATCGTAGCGAAAACCCGAACACACTCTTGCTAGATGCTGGAGATGCTGTGCATGGTACAACATTTGCCACTCTTGTGAATGGTGAGAGCATCGTGAAGGTCATGAATGAAATGGGATACCAGGCCATCGTACCGGGTAACCACGAATTCAACTATGGTTCGGATCGCCTGATCGAACTGGCAGACATGATGAACTTCCCCATGCTGAGTGCCAACGTGAAGAAAAAAGACGGAACACGTCTCTTCGATCCTTACCTCATTAAAGAGGTGGATGGCGTGAAGATTGGTATCATCGCTTTGACTACACCGGAAACGTTGTACAAAACGAATCCAAAAAACGTAGAAGGTCTTGATATTACAGATCCATCTGCAGAAGCCAAAGTTCTGGTAAACGAAATCCGCAGCAAAGTAGATGTTGTTGTGGTATTGGGACACCTTGGACAAGATGCATCCAGCACGGATACTAGCTTTAAAGTTGTTAAAGAAGTTCCTGGCATCGATGTATTCATCGATGGTCACAGCCACACTGTACTGCAAGATGGCCTTGTATCCGATAACGGAACATTGATTGCAAGTGCAGGAGAATACACTAACTACGTTGGTGTCATCGATCTATGGGTAGACGGGGGTAAAGTAACAAAGAAACAAGCAACATTAATTGATGAAACGGAAGCAAAAGACATCAAACCGAATGAGAAAGTCGCAACTCTCGTAAACTCCATTCAAAAAGAACAAGAACCTATCTTGAAAGAAGAAGTAGCCAATACAGCTATTCTGCTGGATGGTAAACGTGAACAGGTACGTGCAGGAGAAACTAATCTGGGTGACCTGCTTGCAGATGCCATTCGTGATGTCAGCAAAGCCGATATTGCACTGACTAACGGTGGGGGTATCCGTGCTTCCATCGAAAAAGGGATCGTAACCAAAGGTGATATCATCACAGTGCTTCCTTTTGGTAATCAAGTGGTAACGCTTGAAGTGAAAGGGTCCGATATTCTGGCAGCCCTTGAAGTCGGTGTAGCTTCCTATCCGGAACCAAGCGGTGGATTCCCGCAAGTATCTGGTATCAAGTTCAAAATCGACACTTCCGCTGCTGAAGGTAGCCGTGTACATTCCGTAACCGTGGGGGATAAAACCCTTGATCCGGAAGCAACATATACACTGGCAACCAATGATTTCACAGCTGTTGGTGGTGACGAATACACCATGTTTGCCAAATATGCTACAACAGGTATGTACGGCGCGTTGGATGAAGCGTTGATTAACTACATGCAAAAGCTTGGCGCTGTAGACATCAAAACAGATGGTCGGATCAGTGAAGCGATAAAACCTGCAGTAGAGCCGGAAACTCCGGCAACAGAAACACCAGCTCCAACCAAGCCAAAACCAGAAACACCAAAACCGGAAAAACCGTCTAAACCAACACCAAGCAAACCAGCTCCAGCTAAACTTCATGTTGTGAAATCCGGAGATTCCCTGTACTCCATCTCCAAACAATACGGCACAACTTGGCAGGCATTGCAAAAGCTGAACAATATCAAAAATCCACACTGGATTTATCCAGGTCAACA